Genomic DNA from Rathayibacter sp. VKM Ac-2759:
TCCGTCTTCGGAGGCGTCGCTCTCGGCACGGGCATCGCGGGTGCTCCCGTGGCGAGCGAGGCGACCCTCGAACCGATGGACCCGATCGCGGACGATCCCGCTCTCGCTGCGGACATCCAGGTCGAGGGGAAGCCGTGGGGCACCCGGCTGGAGTGGAGCTGCACCTACAGTGGTGATGCGCCCGCCGACGCGGAGTACGAACTCGTGATCACCCGCACAGACGGCAGCACGATCACCGTCGCCACCTGGACGGCGGCCGGGCAGCGCGCCGTCGACCTGGCGGCGTCCACGGGCATCGCCCGGTCGGAGATCACCGGCGTCGACATCAGGGTCCGCGGCACGAACTCCCCCCTCGTCCGCACCGACACCTGAGACACCGCCCACCCGCAGGAGACACCGGCACTGCCCGCGGTGCCGCGGACACAGGACAGGAGCAGACCATGAGCACCGAGACCACACCGCTGCACATCACCCGCGAGGGCCCGAGAAGCTTCATCGGCCGCAACGCGCGAGGAGCCGAGGTCCGCATCGGCGGGTCGGACGCCGACGGCGTGTTCTCGCCCGGCGAGCTGCTGCACCTCGCCCTCGCCGCCTGCGGCATGCTCTCCTCGGACCACCTCCTCGCCAGCCGACTCGGAGCCGACTTCGAAGCGACCACCGACATCACCGCGACCAAGCCCGAGGGTGAGGACCGCTACGACTCCATCACCGCCGTGATCCGCGCCGACCTGTCGGCGCTCGATCCCGAGCGGATCGCCTCACTGTCCGAACGCACCCACCGGGCCGTGGATCGCCAGTGCACCGTCGGCCACACGCTCGAGCACGGCGCGGCGTACACCGTCGACGTCGTGGACGACCCGGCCGCTCCCGTCAGCGGTCCGAGGACGGGGACCGTCTGAGATCAGCGCCTCATCGGTCACGACGACCGGTGCCGACCGAGCCGCGGACGTCTCCCTTCAGTGCCGTCAGTCTGCGATTCGCCGACCGGATCCGAGACGATTCGCGAGGCGGAGCGCGTTCACGGAGCGGAGGTGCTGGTCGGCGCGGTGACGTCCGTTGGCCGGTGAGGGGTGCGGTGCCGCGAGTACGGGGACGACACGGGGATCATCGTGCAGGGTCAGATAGCGCATGACCCCGTCGAGCGCCACGGTCCCGTAGGTGACGACGGCGCCGAGCGCGGGCAGCAGCTCCAGCAGCTCACCGAGCGCGAGCCGACCCTCCTCGATGTCCGCGGGGCGGACGCGGCCAGGGATCTCCCACGGGATGAGGTTCCATCGGAGGTAGTGGTCGCGGGAGAGTCCGGACTCGATTCGGGCCGCCCGGAACGCGGCGGCGGTGGGCCCGAGGTTGTCCTCGCTGCAGACGGCAGCGGATCCCGCGGCGATCGTCCGAGGGCCGGGTGACTGCATCAGCACCAGGACGCGACTGGCGGTGCCGCCGGAGCAGGGATCGAAGCCCGGAACGAAGCGTCCGGTCGCGTCCGCGGTACTCCGCCAGGTCTCGGCGAGGGCGTTCAGGCTTCGGACATCCACGATGGTCCTCGATCCCGGTCAGGCCGGCCGCGGTGGTGCGAGCAGGGTTCCGCGGATCACGGAACCGTGGAACGTGCGGGCGGCGACGATGATCCACGCGGCGACCAGGCCGACGTAGTAGAGCACCGCGAGGCCGGCGACAACCGTGAGACCGGAGTGCAGGGCGAGGCCGTTCAGTCCGGTGACGCAGGTGCCGACGGGGAACGTGAACGACCACCACGTCAGGCTGAACGGCAGGTGCTCCTTCGCGGTGCGGAGGGTGATCGCGAGGGCGATGACGGTCCAGAGCAGTGCGAAGCCGAGCATCGCGAAGCCGTACACCAGAGCCACGACCAGCAGCGCACGCGCCATGCCGGCGTCCACGACGGTGGGCGCGTTCGAGGCGAGCAGATTCACGGCGGTGATCGACTGTCCGACCGGACCGAGGACGATCCACAGCGTCGGCACCATCCCCGCCGCTCCGACCTTGTGCTGCGCGAGCCGGTTCCAGATCAGGGTGATCACCACCAGCGACGCGACCAGGCTGAGGCCGAAGAAGCCGTAGCAGGACCACAGGAGCGTCTCCCGCGCTTGCCCGGCGGGCGCGTACGGCAGCAGCAGTGCGCCGGTGGAAGCGGACACCATCGGCGGAACGATCGGCATCAGCCAGCCGCCGAACGCCGAATCGGGCTTGTTCTCATGCCGGGTGAACGCGAGGTAGGGCACCAGGACCGCCGTCACCAGCCCGCCGAGAGTCCCCGCACCCCAGAGCACCCAGTCGATGGTGACAGCGGCCGGCAGGCCGATCCAGTCCTTGCCGAGGAGGAGGGTTCCCGCGCCGACAGTGAGGAACGCCATGGGCGGCGCGCCGTAGAAGTGCGAGAGCACGGGATTCAGGTGGTGCCTCACCGCTGTACCGCGGTAGCGGACCCAGTGCAGCCCGGTCGCGACCGTCAGCGCGACGAGCAGCAGCGCGGCGATCGCCCAGACGACGGTGGCCCCGGTGCGGAGTCCGGGGAACTGGAGTGGCAGGGACGCGGCGGCGACCGCGACGATGCCGGTGCCCATGATCGACGCGAACCAGTTCGGCGTCAGGTTCGACACGATCAGTCCCGGATGCTCCAACTCCCGGAACAAGCGCCTCGACCGCGGAGGATGCCCGATCGAGGAAGATGCGCGGGCGGGGGAGAAAGTTGTCATGCCTCCAGCCTGAGCATCGCCGGCACCAGCCGATACAGCGATCGTCTTGGCGGGGCACAATGAGTGCTTGTGGCGACGCGGCGATTGACGGACCGGATCCTGGATCTCGACACGCTGGAGGTGCTCGAGCGCATCGCCGAGGCGGGCTCGCTCTCCCGCGCTGCCGAAGACCTCGGCGTCACCCAGCAGGCCGTCTCGGCGCGTCTGCGGGTCGCGGAGCGCGCCATCGGGCAGCCGCTCGTGCGCCGCTCTCCGACCGGGTCCCTGATGACCGACGCGGGCCGGCTCGTGCTCGAGCTGGCCGGCCCGGTCCTCGAGGCGTCCCGCCGCCTCGAGGCGGGCGCGGCAGCACTGCGACAGCCGACCGGCTCACTGGTTCTCGCGGCGTCGCAGACCATCGCCGAACTGCTGCTCCCACGCTGGCTCCTCGAATTCCGACAGCGCACACCCGAGGTGAGTGTGCAGCTGATCGCCGGCAATTCAGCCACGGTCACAGAGCTCGTGAGATCCGGTGCCGCGCAACTCGGATTCGTCGAGACACCAGCGTCCACGGCCACGCTCTCCTCTGACGTGGTCACGGAGGACGAACTCGCTGTCGTCGTGGCACCCGACCACCCCTGGGCACGCGCGGCGAGTATCAGCGCCGAGGACTTGGCCGGCACCGCACTGCTGACACGAGAGGAAGGCTCCGGCACCCGGACGACCCTCGAAGCATGGCTCCACGACGCCGGGCTCGCACTCACGACTCCCGCCGCGATCCTTGAAACGACGGCGATCATCCGAGCGAACGCCCGCGCCGGCATCGCGCCCGCAGTCATGAGCATCCTCACCGTCGAAACAGATCTCGCCGCGCGCTCACTGATACGAGTGCCCCTCCGCGGACCAGCACTCGTGCGACCCCTCCGCGCCATCTGGTCCGATCGCATCGGGTCGTCCGCGGCGGCGTTCCTGGAGATCGCGCACGAGATGCGCTGACCGGTGCACGGCTCGTCGCAACGCCGATCACGCCAGCGGCCGTGTCTGCTCGAGCTGGAAGGCGGTTTTCCGCCTTAGCAACCGGAGGGCGCAGTGCAACCAGCTTGTTCAATGGGGGCAGGGATGACGGGTCTGCAGCCCGTGGTCCTCAGATCAGGGAGCGCAGCGACCGCGTGCTGAAAGTCTCGGAGGAGTCGGTGGCGCAGCCACTTGAACGGAGCCCGTAGGTAGCTACGACCGCAGCGAAGCGGAGGGAGCCGCCGAAGGCTTCACGGCAAAAAAGGGTGTGAGCCCGCAGGGCGACCAACGGCGGCCGGCGCAGCCGGTCGACCTCCGGGCGTCGCTCCGTCGACGCTGCGCGGGCGGAGCTCGCGCCCCGCCGCCGGCGGAACATCGGGGAGTGTGAGGGGGTCGCCCCTCACGGGCCGGCCCGGTCCGGGGCGGCCCGCGCCCGCGCTCAGAGGGTGAGGGTGTGCAGGATCAGGACGGTGGAGCCGATGGGCTTTCCGAAGTCGGTGTAGTCGAGGGTTTCGCGGCGGTTGCTGATGAGGTCCAGGGCCACCAGCTCCTCCTCGGACTCATCGCTCATGCCGCCCGGGTCGTCCTCCCACTCGCGGAGGGTCTGACGATCGGCGTCGAGGACTCTCCACAGCCCCCAGACGTGGGCGACGGGGCCGGTCGTCTCGTACTTGAACACGAGGGCGGTAGCGGTGGGCCAGGCGTGCGCGGCCGCGGCGACGATCAGCGCTCGCGCGGCCGCGGCGACGATCAGCGCTCGCGCGGCCGCGGCGATCGCGTCGAGGTCGCCGGTCGCGGTGGCGGCGGCGACGGCGGCTTGCGCATCGCGCAGCGCCGGGGTGTGTCCCCACACGTCGACGTCGACGGCGGGTGTCGTGGTGGTGGTCATGGCGGGCCTTTCTGCAGGAGTCGGGAGCGGGGGTGCGGGGACCGGCGGATGCCGGTCCCCGCGGAGCGGCTAGCTGATCCCGGCGGCGTTAGCCGGGGTGCTCTCGCCCGTGACGACCTGCTCGACCGGGGAGAGCGCGTACCCCCACGCAGCGAGCTGGCGGAAGTGGGCGGCGGCGCGCTCGTCGCCGCGTCGCCACGACTCCTTGCTCGTGTTCGCCTCCTGACCTCCGAGCACGACGGCCAGCGCGACCAGCCGGGCCTTCGCCGGGTTCGCCTCGACCAGCGCGGCGAGAGCGTCGGTGCGGTAGCCGGAGGGGCGGTCGATGCCGAGCAGCGTGTGGGCGAGGTCGCTGCCGTTGCTCATCCCCGACGACACCGCAAACCGGTGCGCGGTGAGCCCGAGAGCGATCACCCGATCCGCATCCTTCGGAAGCGTCTTGCGGCTGAGGAACGTGGCGATCCACTGGCGGCGGACCGTCTCGGCGGCAGTCCACGCCTTGTTGTTGGCGATGAGCACCTTCCGCTCGGCGGACTTCTCGACGCGCTCCTCCTCCGCCTCCTCGGGGGTGAGCGCCGCGGCGGGCACGTCGCCGCGGTAGGCGTAGGTGAATCCGGCCTCCGTGGGCTCCTGCACGAAGTGGGTCACGTCGATGTCGCCGTTCCAGCGGGTGTCGATGAGAGCCCCGCGAACCGGGATCGCGGCGATGTGCTCGGCGGTGACCTGCTCCCCGTCGGCGGTGCGGAGCTTGCGGAGGGCGACCCACGGGCTGCCCTCGCCGTAGGCGTCGGAGCGGGTGAGCACCTGGAAGCCGTTCGCGATCTGCTCCTGCTCGACGGCGGCGAGGCGTGCCTTCTCCGCGGCGTCCTCGCGGAGGCTCTGCGCGGTGTGCTCGAACTGGGTCGGGTCGTTGGTCGCGACCTCGATCAGGTGGGCGCGGGCGTCGGCGTCGTCCTCGAACTCCAACAGCACCGCGGCCTGGTCGAGAGTCAGCTCGTGCTCGTGGAGAACGGACGTGACGGTCGCGGACTCCGCGACGGCGAGGCCCTTCTTCACCGCGTCGGTCTTGGTTCCGGTGCGCTTGGCGATCTGCGAGGCGGTGATGCCCTCGAACGCGAGCTGCGCCCAGGCGGCGGTGCGATCCGCGGTGCTGAGTTCGGCGCGCTGGTCGTTCTCGATGATCTGCTGAATGATCCGGTCCGCGGTGGTGTCGTCGCCCTCCACGACGTAGACGGGGACCGTGGCGACTCCGGCCTCGCGTGCGGCGAGGGTGCGGCGCTGGCCTGCGCGGACGATGACGTTTCCGTGCTCGTCGCGGCGGGCAAGGATCGGGGTGATGACGCCGTTCTCGCGGATCGACGCGACGAAATCGCGTGTCACGGGGGCGCTGGTGCGCACGTTCGCCTCGATGACGAGGGTGGTCGGGTCGATGTGCTGAACGGTCCCGGTTCCGGTGGTGATAGTCACGATGGTTTCTCCTTGATCGGTGTGCGACCATTGAGGCGACGGGTCCCGTGGTGCTTCATTCACTACGGGGCTTTTGTCGTCTTCCTGATCGTTTTTCTTTGCCTCTCCGGCGAGTGAAAACCAATTGAGTGGAGTCGGCGGAGTGACGCCGATCACGGGCGAAATAAGCCCGCAGGGCGCGTCCGGGATCGGTGGCACGTAGCCGATGGAGCGAGATAGGTTGAAACCGCGGAGAGGTGAAGAAAACGGGGAATCCTGCCGCGTAGCGGCACCTCACCGGCGGTGCTCCGTCACCGCTGCGCGGGCGGAGCTCGCGCCCCGCCGAAGGTGGAACACCGGGGAGCGCGAGGGGGTCGCCCCTCGTGGCCGGCCCGAAGGCCGGCCCCTCCCCCGCTGGGTCAGTTCCAGCTCTCGGTCCAACCCTCGGGCGGGACGACGGCGTGCGGCTCGCCTGCGGCGTGGAGGTAGTACAGGGTGCTGCTGTAGTCGTCGTCTCCGCGGGTCATGCTCATCTGCTGGTGCTCGGCGTCCGTCTCGGCGGTGCTCCACCTGGTCGACACGTCCACGGCGTACAGGTCGCCGGAGTCGGTGACGAGCTGGCCGCATGCGGGGCAGCGCAGCGCGGGGTATGTCTCCCCGTCATCGGTCACCGTCTCGACGGTGAGGACGGGGGCCGCGGCCCACACCTGCTGGTGCAAGCTCTCGATCGTGGCGAGCATCGCGTCTGCGGTCGGGACGGGCGACAGGAACGCGATCAGCGCGGCCGCGTAGTCGCTTCCGTCGTCGGTGACGGGGAACCCGCCCGGGCATCCCTCCCCGGGCAGGGTCAGGGTGTTGCGGACGTGCGCGAGGATCTCGGCGTCCGTGGCGGCGGCGTCCTCGTCGGACTCCGCGCGGCGGGTGGTGAGGATGAGGGCGAGCTGTTCGGCGCTCGCGCGGCCGGTATCAGTGCGAGTCATGGTCAGGTCCTCTCAGCGGCTCAGGAACGGGGCGACGCGGCGGATCGCTGCGCGGCGAGCGTGGGTGACGCAGTGGCGGAACGAGCCGCTGGTGATGCCGTGCAGATGGTCGGAGTGCCACGCCTCCCAGACGCCGGAGGGACGACGGGTGACGAGCACGGAGGGCGTCGTCTTGGGGTCGGTGCCCACGACGCGGATGCTGACCGCGCGAGTGTTGGCGAGCGTGAGATAGGTCTTGGCCGTGGTCTGCAAGTCGGTGGCGGTCTGCATGGTGTGGGTGCTCCCTCTGGCTGATCGTTTTTCTTTGCCTCTCCGGCGGGGAAAACCGTTTGAGTGGAGGCGGCGCAGTGACGCTGATAGCGGGCGAAATAAGCCCGCAGGGCGCGTCCGATAGCGGCGGCACGGAGCCGATGGAGCGAAATAGGTTGAAACCGCGGAGAGGTGAAGAAAACGCGGAGAATGGGCCGCATCGCGGCCTCCGATCGGCGGTGCTCCGTCGCCGCTGCGCGAGTGCAGCTCGCGCCCCGGAACGGGACATCCGGGGAGTGTGAGGGGGTCGCCCCTCACGGGCCGGCCCGGGGGCCGGCCCTCGCCTGCTCAGCTCGCGGCGGCCGTCTCGGCGGCTGCCTTCTCGGCGGCCGCGGCGCGGGCTGTCTCGACCTCGGCGGCGGTGTGGTGTCCCTGCACGTCGGCGTAGTTGACCTTGTAGGGGCGGGTTCCGTCGTTCCAGTCGAGCGCGACGGTCACGCTCTTGGGGTTCACGCGGGTCACGACGTGCCAGCCGAAACGGTGCTTGATCATGTCGCCCTTGGCGATCGTGTCGCGGCTGTGGATCGTGACTTCCCCGGCGGCGGCCTGCGCCTCGCGGACGGCGGTCCAGTAGGCGTGCTCGTCCTCGAGCTGCGCGCGCTGGGTGATCAGCCGCTCCCGGTAGGCGCCGGTCGCGGGCGCGGTCGTCTCGATGTAGCCGCCGCCGAAGTTGTGCGAGCTGCCCTCGATCTTCCGGCTGTACCCGCGAATGTCGGTCGCGATCCGCTCGATGCGGCGGGCGACCATCCCGGGCGCGTACCGGTGATCGGTGGTCTTGGCGGCGACGTCGGCGCGGGCGCGGGCGCGGGTGGCTTCGCGGTCGGCCTCGACGCTGCGGCCCATCGCGGCATCCGCCTTGGCGATCGCGTTACGGTGCCGGTTCTCGGAGTGGTGGCCGATCTTGATCGGCTCGCCGCCCTCGGGCAGCCGGTCGAGTGCGCGGCGCGCGGCCGCGTCGGCGGTGTCGGCGTCCGCGGCTCGCCGGTCGGCCTTCGCGTCGAGCGCGTCGACGCGGGCGGCCTGGCGCTCGATCTTGTCTGCCTCGGCCTCGGCGGTCGGGCGGAATGTCTCTTCGGCCTCGATGGTGACCTCGTGTCCGGCGTCGCGCAGGGCGGTCGCGGCGCGGTTGATGGTCCACCACTTCGGGAGGCGGTCGCGGGACTGCGGGATGTACCAGGCGCCGATGGAGCGGCCCCAGCGCCAGCCGGACGCCTTGAGGATCTCGGCGGTGCCGTCGCCCCGGCTGGTGCCCTCGATGAGGGTTCCGGCTTCGGGGGTGTGGGTGATGGTGAGCATGTCGGTTCTCCTTCTCGGTTCGGGGGTTCAGTCGTTGTCGCGGTAGTCGGCGGGCGTCTCGCTGCGGTCGTGCAGCGCGTACGCGGCCGGGAACAGGTCGAGCGCTCGCGCGACGTCGACCGGAACGACGACGTAGGCGCCGGAGGCCATGTAGCCGACGCGATCCGCGGGCACCGGGTCGACCGGCTCGAAGTGCTGCAACGTCACCCCGGGAAGCCCCGCGCGGCCCTCGCGGGTGACCAGGTGCACGGCCGGGGTCTGCTCGGTCACCGGGTCGCGGCCACCGGCGCCGACGATGACCACCTGACGGGCGGTGCGGCTGATCCCGTCCGCTCCGGGTCCGTGGTACTCGCTCTTGATGACCTCGGTACGGGTGCCGCGCTGCTGGCTCATGGTGTGTCTCCCTCTGGCTGATCGTTTTTCTTTGCCTCTCCGGCGGGGAAGACCGTTTGAGTGGAGGCGGCGGAGTGACGCCGATCACGGGCGAAATAAGCCCGCAGGGCGCGTCCGGGATCGGTGGCACGCAGCCGCCGGAGCGAAATAGGTTGAGACCGCGGAGAGGTGAAGAAAACGGGGGAAACGGGCCGCGCAGCGGCCTCCAACCCGCGGCGTTCCGTCGCCGCTGCGCGAGTGCAGCTCGCGCCCCGGAACGGGACGCTGGGGAGCGTGAGGGGCCGCCCCTCACGAGCCGGCGCCGCCGGCTCACCTGCCACTCCCCCACGCAGGTCCCGCGGATCAAATACTCATGACGTCATTCACTCATTTGAGCTAATGAGTAAATGAGTTAGTGAGGTTCCGGCCAGTGCGACGATGGAGGCATGTGGGAGCTGGCACACCGGACGCGCGCGGAATCGGCATCAACGGTGGTGCGCAGCAGCGCGGCGACGAGCGCCGCGGCGATCGCGGAAGTGCGCGCAGCGATCCCGGAGGATCACGTCATCCTCTACGCGCTCCGCGTCGAGGATGAGTCATTCTACTCCGCTTCGTAAGTTGCGAGACGGCGGGGCATCCTCGGAGCGGTCTGAATGATCGCGGCTGCACGGGCGAGATTGGGTCCGATGGCGTCGGCTTCGAGGACGCGGCCGGTGCGGCGGTTCTCGCCTTCGCCCCAGGCGACGGTGCGCTCGTAGCCGACGACGATCACAGCGTCGCCCTTGTGGAGGGAGGCGAGCACGTGCTCGCCCAGCTCGAACTTCGCTTCCACGAAGTGCGTCGTCGGCGCCTCGTGAGCGGTCCACTCTCCCCCGCGGAACTCTCCGGTGTTCTCGATGACGCGCAGCTTCACGATCTGCACGCGGCCGGCCTGTACGGCCTCGGGGTCGGCGGCGAGATTGCCGGTGATGGTCCTGGTGCTCATCTGTCGTCTCCTGCTCGTGCGGTTCGTTCGTCCCGTCGACGTCGACGGGATCTCTTTCGCGGCGTCGGCCGCGGGGGTGTCTGTCGGGGCCGGCTCGATGCCCCAGGACGCCAGAGCGTCGCGTCGGGTGACCTCGACCGGCGGCTCGGACAGCGCTCGGCGCTGTTCGAGCTCGGCGCGCGTCGAGGCGTAGGCCGGAAGGCGTCGCTCGTCGCCGTAAGCGGCGCGGTAGAGCCGATCGGCCAGGAAGTCGAGCGCGTCGATTTCTCCCTGCCGATCGGCCTGCCCAGCGAGATACCCGGCCCGGTACTCGTCATTCGAGGCGTCCGGCCTGGTCATGCCGCATGCTTCTCGATGAGGTCCGGGCGGAAGCCCGACCAGTGGTCCTGGTCGCCCGCGACGACCACGGGAGCGGCGGAGTAGCCCAGCTCCTCCGTGATGTACGCGAGCGCTGCGGGGTTTGTCGTGATGTCCACGACGGTGTACTCGATGCCCTTCTTCTCGAGCACCCGGTAGGTCATCGTGCACTGCACGCACGACGGCTTCGAGTAGACGGTCAGCGCCATGAGTCTCACTCTCCTTCCGGGTGGTGGGCGTCGCCCTCGTCGTCGTCGGTCGCGTGCTCCGTGATCCACAGGTCCGCGGCCTCGTCTCGTTCGAATGCTCGCAGGAGTCCAGCCAGCGCGTCGACCTCACCGCAGTTGAGCCGCGGGGCCAGGTCATCGGCCAGCTCTCCGTGCGAGAACACGGACACGAACTCGGCCAGCGCCTCGGGAAGGGTCGGCGTCTGCATCGGGGTGGTGGTGGTGGTCATGGTCTGCCCTCTCTTCGCCTCTCCCCCACGTTTTTTTGCCGTGATTCTCAATCAGATTTGTCAAGCCAGCGGGGGTGGTCTTGCTCGTCTGTTCTTCCTTCTCTCCCAGCGTTTTTTTGCCTGGAAGGCACGTAGTGCCGAGCAGGGTCGGAGGCGGGAGCGCAACCCGGAGGGCGGAGGAGGAGATGTTGTCGGCGCGATGTGAGGGAGCGCAGCGACCGCGTGCCGAGAACGTCGGAGGAGCCGGCCGCGCAGCGGCTTGCGTGGACGCCGCAGGCCCGTACGCTGCCGAAGGCTTCCAGGCAAAATGCGCGCAGCGCTCAGCACCGCCGCCGACGGAGGTCGGCGTCCGCTCGTGTCCGTGAACCGCGACGCTCGTCGCGGCGGCTCTCAGTGGTCTTCGGTGAGGTGGCGGTAGATGGTGCCGCGGGAGACGCCGAAGGTCTCGGCGATCTGCTGGACCGTGTACGTCTTCTCTTCGTACATCGCGCGCGCCTGCTTCGCCTTCGTGGGCGTCATCTTGAAGCGTCCGCCGCCCTTGCGACCGCGGGCTCGAGCGGCGGCGAGGCCGTCGTGGGTGCGCTCCACGATGAGGTCGTGCTCGAACTCGGCGATCGCGGCGAGCATGTGAAAGAACAGCCGCCCGCCCGGAGTGGTGGTGTCGATGCCCTGGGAGAGAGCCTTCAGTCCGACGCCGCGCTGTTGGAGGCCGTCGGCCACCTCTTTCAGGTTCCGCACGGACCGTCCGAGGCGGTCGAGCTTGGTCACGACGAGGGAGTCGCCCTCGCGGAGGTAGTCGAGAGCGTCCTCGAGCGCGGGACGCTTCGCGAGCACTCCGGAGGCGTGCTCCACGAAGACCTTCTCGCAGCCGGCGGCCGTGAGCGCGTCGGTCTGAGCGTCAGGGTTCTGGTCTCTGGTCGAGACGCGCGCGTATCCGATCGCAGCCATGAGCTGACTGTACTGCGAACGTAGGTCACGGGTCATAGGTCTCGGACACGAGTTGTGGAACACGACGCGCCGATCGCGGCGGTGCGCTCGTTCGCCCTCCGGTAGCGGCTTCGCAGCGCGGCCCCGATCGGGTGGGTCCGCTTGCTGGCTCGTCTGTAGCTCGTAGGAGCTACGAGATATAGACTGTCGGGGCCCGGGACGGTGAGTCTCGGGAAGTGAACCCGAGACCCGTCCGGAATGGACGCGGCGCTCGGGTTTCGCGCATTCAGGGTGTGATGTCGATCACTGCACTGATCATCGATTGCGCGCGCCGCCGCCAGTCTCCGCCGCGAGCCCACGCCCACCCCACGGCGTCGGGGATCGCGAGCAGCGGCTCGCTGGCCGCAGACTCGTGCCAGTACTCCAAGGTGCCGACGCTCCCGGTGCGGCGGGTCGCCTCGATCATGCACTGCTTGTCGCGCGCGACCAGCGTCTCATCGCGCTCGAGGCAGAGACGGCCTCCGGTAGGGCCGATGGTGCCGACGAGTTCCTCAAGGCAGCGTCGACGGCGGACGACCTCGCTGCCGAGGTCCCGCGGAGCCCGGAAGATCGTCACCGTGGTGTCGAGGGTGGCGAAAGTGTCGAGCAGGAGTCGCTTTCGCGACTCGTTCTCCTGCTTCATGTGAAGGCGAGGCTGCCCGGGAAGGAGTAGAGCGCGAACCGTGCGCCGCGATTCCGCGATGTCACGGGGAATGATCGCCGCCGCGATGAGCAGGTAGTCCTTTGCTTTCGACTCGTCGACGAAGACGGAGGCGGCGCTCACGTCTCGTCCTCGGGAGGCCAATTGATCTCGAAGTAGCCGGTCCGGTCGCGATCGCTGGCCGCTCCGCCCCACAGCCTGACGATCGACCGCCCGAACTCGCGCGGATCGACCGCATCCTCGCCATCGAGGGGCGCCTCGATCGTGAACGTCAGCATGTTGCCCGGCTCATTGAGCATGGGAGGAGGAGCGGTGACCGTCGATGCGATCGTCCTGCCAGCGATGCGGTAGTCCCGGACGAGCCAGACGAGCCATTCCGTGACCAGCCAGCCGTCACCTGAGGGGCCGGCGGAAAAGATGTCGACGTGGCTGTCGGCTGATTTGATATTCCACCAGAGGGTCCAGACCGGGCGCCCTCGGCGCTCGTCGGTCGTCGCGTGAGCTCTGATGCCGGGCATGGCGTTGAGAAGCCTGCACGGCCATCGCAGCACCGCAGGCGTGTGCGGGTCGTCCTGCTCGGCCGCATCAACGGTGGCGGGTCGAGACCTCTCCAAGCCCGCTAGCCCGCTCAGGTACTGAGCGCGCTCGAAACCGTCGTGGATCTTCCACCAGTGGTCGTCGTCCGAATCGAAATCGGCGGCCCGGTACCAATGGCCCGACAACTTGGCGACGACATGAGCAAGAACACCGACCGCGGTCGTGCTCGCGAGCATCGCCTCCGCATGGGCGACGTCGGGATCTTCCTGGCTCCCAACCTTCGCCGCGAGAACAAGATCGCGCAGCATCTCCAGGTCGGTACGGCGATACTCCGCCGACGCTTGCGAAACGGTCTTCGCGCTCACTCCCAGCTCGGCCGCGACGCTACGTCCCGTTGCTCCCGGTTTGAGTGTCGCCTCATAGATTGCCTTCCGCCGCACCGCAGCCAGCTGCGAGTGAAGGCCCCGAACCTCTTCCCCGACGCGTACACATTCACTCGCGCGCTCGATCGGATCCGGGATCGCCGACACGGACGCGACGAGCTGCCGCAGCAGCCCATCCGCATCGCGCTCCTCGG
This window encodes:
- a CDS encoding DUF3560 domain-containing protein, whose translation is MLTITHTPEAGTLIEGTSRGDGTAEILKASGWRWGRSIGAWYIPQSRDRLPKWWTINRAATALRDAGHEVTIEAEETFRPTAEAEADKIERQAARVDALDAKADRRAADADTADAAARRALDRLPEGGEPIKIGHHSENRHRNAIAKADAAMGRSVEADREATRARARADVAAKTTDHRYAPGMVARRIERIATDIRGYSRKIEGSSHNFGGGYIETTAPATGAYRERLITQRAQLEDEHAYWTAVREAQAAAGEVTIHSRDTIAKGDMIKHRFGWHVVTRVNPKSVTVALDWNDGTRPYKVNYADVQGHHTAAEVETARAAAAEKAAAETAAAS
- a CDS encoding uracil-DNA glycosylase family protein — encoded protein: MDVRSLNALAETWRSTADATGRFVPGFDPCSGGTASRVLVLMQSPGPRTIAAGSAAVCSEDNLGPTAAAFRAARIESGLSRDHYLRWNLIPWEIPGRVRPADIEEGRLALGELLELLPALGAVVTYGTVALDGVMRYLTLHDDPRVVPVLAAPHPSPANGRHRADQHLRSVNALRLANRLGSGRRIAD
- a CDS encoding TDT family transporter, whose translation is MSNLTPNWFASIMGTGIVAVAAASLPLQFPGLRTGATVVWAIAALLLVALTVATGLHWVRYRGTAVRHHLNPVLSHFYGAPPMAFLTVGAGTLLLGKDWIGLPAAVTIDWVLWGAGTLGGLVTAVLVPYLAFTRHENKPDSAFGGWLMPIVPPMVSASTGALLLPYAPAGQARETLLWSCYGFFGLSLVASLVVITLIWNRLAQHKVGAAGMVPTLWIVLGPVGQSITAVNLLASNAPTVVDAGMARALLVVALVYGFAMLGFALLWTVIALAITLRTAKEHLPFSLTWWSFTFPVGTCVTGLNGLALHSGLTVVAGLAVLYYVGLVAAWIIVAARTFHGSVIRGTLLAPPRPA
- a CDS encoding OsmC family protein; amino-acid sequence: MSTETTPLHITREGPRSFIGRNARGAEVRIGGSDADGVFSPGELLHLALAACGMLSSDHLLASRLGADFEATTDITATKPEGEDRYDSITAVIRADLSALDPERIASLSERTHRAVDRQCTVGHTLEHGAAYTVDVVDDPAAPVSGPRTGTV
- a CDS encoding ParB/RepB/Spo0J family partition protein, encoding MTITTGTGTVQHIDPTTLVIEANVRTSAPVTRDFVASIRENGVITPILARRDEHGNVIVRAGQRRTLAAREAGVATVPVYVVEGDDTTADRIIQQIIENDQRAELSTADRTAAWAQLAFEGITASQIAKRTGTKTDAVKKGLAVAESATVTSVLHEHELTLDQAAVLLEFEDDADARAHLIEVATNDPTQFEHTAQSLREDAAEKARLAAVEQEQIANGFQVLTRSDAYGEGSPWVALRKLRTADGEQVTAEHIAAIPVRGALIDTRWNGDIDVTHFVQEPTEAGFTYAYRGDVPAAALTPEEAEEERVEKSAERKVLIANNKAWTAAETVRRQWIATFLSRKTLPKDADRVIALGLTAHRFAVSSGMSNGSDLAHTLLGIDRPSGYRTDALAALVEANPAKARLVALAVVLGGQEANTSKESWRRGDERAAAHFRQLAAWGYALSPVEQVVTGESTPANAAGIS
- a CDS encoding zf-HC2 domain-containing protein, with translation MNDHHGSSATEDEYRDWDASYVLGALPADQRLEYEQHLSGCAACRAAVAELAGLPGIVGRLSVEDALAISASDDGEDAPPSPVTLPAIAHRVRTRRRRRRLVTSLAVAAAVTASVFGGVALGTGIAGAPVASEATLEPMDPIADDPALAADIQVEGKPWGTRLEWSCTYSGDAPADAEYELVITRTDGSTITVATWTAAGQRAVDLAASTGIARSEITGVDIRVRGTNSPLVRTDT
- a CDS encoding LysR family transcriptional regulator; its protein translation is MATRRLTDRILDLDTLEVLERIAEAGSLSRAAEDLGVTQQAVSARLRVAERAIGQPLVRRSPTGSLMTDAGRLVLELAGPVLEASRRLEAGAAALRQPTGSLVLAASQTIAELLLPRWLLEFRQRTPEVSVQLIAGNSATVTELVRSGAAQLGFVETPASTATLSSDVVTEDELAVVVAPDHPWARAASISAEDLAGTALLTREEGSGTRTTLEAWLHDAGLALTTPAAILETTAIIRANARAGIAPAVMSILTVETDLAARSLIRVPLRGPALVRPLRAIWSDRIGSSAAAFLEIAHEMR